The following proteins come from a genomic window of Panicum hallii strain FIL2 chromosome 8, PHallii_v3.1, whole genome shotgun sequence:
- the LOC112901934 gene encoding uncharacterized protein LOC112901934, with protein sequence MPLCKKFRFAPLDNEEDVEIMFSGASCTNANAVAPSAREGSAGNGNGNGNRNCNDKDNGSDDVQEVHPSPAEKQPAKTGAAYKSPKKGKKNFRDMQFKCFVDSFVEKASSSSATSSPTDHVRQEIAEMLQSVIEARACEGSD encoded by the coding sequence ATGCCGTTGTGCAAAAAATTTAGATTTGCCCCTTTGGATAACGAAGAAGATGTTGAAATCATGTTTAGTGGTGCATCCTGCACCAATGCAAATGCTGTGGCTCCAAGTGCAAGAGAGGGGTCAGCTGGTAATGGTAATGGTAATGGAAATAGAAATTGTAATGATAAGGATAATGGTAGTGATGATGTCCAAGAGGTACATCCAAGTCCTGCTGAAAAACAACCTGCGAAAACAGGTGCTGCTTATAAATCTCCAAAGAAGGGGAAGAAAAATTTTAGAGATATGCAGTTCAAGTGTTTTGTGGACTCATTTGTGGAGAAAGCTAGTTCAAGCTCTGCAACTTCTTCACCCACTGATCATGTTAGGCAAGAGATAGCAGAAATGTTGCAATCAGTCATTGAAGCTAGGGCATGTGAAGGAAGTGATTAA